Below is a genomic region from Pleuronectes platessa chromosome 5, fPlePla1.1, whole genome shotgun sequence.
CTTAGCACAACATGAGCTTTGTGGATTTAAAGAGGGTGTTGGTTTCGCCTATAGTAAGTGCCGGCAGTGTGAATGTTCGTTTGAGGACATGCAAATGTATTTTGACGAAGACAATTTTGAGCTAAGGACACTAGAAAAACATGTTCGACAGTGTAGTGACATTGAGAAGGCAAATACTGAGTATCTTAGAAACAGTTTAAAGACTACATTTGGCATTAACAGAAGAAGCAAGCTGGTAGAATTTCCGGCCTTtaacttgattgaacaaacacCTCAGGATTTGATGCATATAATTCTTGAAGGCATTGCTCCATTAGAAATAAAGTGTGTGTTAAAACAGTTAGTTCTTTTAGGTCAACTAGACTTGGATGTTCTCAATACTGCATTAACTGGATTTCCCTACTCTCCACTTGATGTCAGAGACAAACCAAGCCCTATAGCTTACAGCACATTAGCTTCAAGTGATAATAAATTGAAGCAATCCTCAGGCCAAATGATTGTTCTACTGAAGATATTGCCATTTCTTATTGATACAGCTAAAGATACTGAATACTACAAAATAATTCTTGAACTCATAGAAATTGTTAAAATTTTGTTTGCTCCTGTCATTGGTCTACAGACAATTAGCAAGTTGAAAAGACTAATTGAACAGCATTTAAAACATATGAAAAGTCTTTTCCCTGATAACAACATTACCCCAAAAATGCATTATTTGATTCATGCTCCATCGCAGATAAAACTCCTGGGACCAATGGTCCGTCACATGTGCATGAGATTTGAatcaaaacattgttttttcaaACAGTGGGCCTCAAAATTAAATTTTCGAAACGTTTGCAAGTCTTTAATAAGGCATAATCAAATGTATGAATGTTGTCAAAATGTAAGTCATTCTGAACACCCAATTTTTTTTAACGAGTGTGCATTGGGACCAACTTCAGAAATACGCAACATGTcgtatttgaaagaaaaaacaagggcTTTCCTTGGAACTGATGACATAGACAATGCAGTGTCTGTTAAATGGATTAATCTAAATGGTAATAAATATATACGGGAGAAGACATTACTTGTAACTGCTGTTATTTCCAATGATTTACCTGAGTTTGGACTTGTGAGTAATATCTATGTAATTAACTCATCATTATATTGTTTTGAGTTGCAGCAGCATACTACTGTTCGCTATGATGGAAATTACATGGCATATACAATAGAGATTCCAAACATGGCACAAGCAACTGAACTCATAGCATCTGATAATCTGGTAGATTTCACTCCATATTATAGTTATACTCACAAGGATGTGACATATGTCCCTACAAAATATTATCTGGGAGATGTGCTTGGGCTACACAGAGCCTCATCTGATGGACTGTAAAAGGCGCACTGTTTAATGTGTTTGCCACAAACTGTGCTTCTTGACCGTCAATTTAGTTGTTTCATGattctttcttcttcagatGAACAATCAATTAGCAGTCCAATGTCGATGCTGCAGGATACTGCATGTTCTTTTGTGATTCAGGATGCAATTGAGTCAAGGGTCATATCATTTTGGCCgttttttcaatttgttttgtttatgggCCATGCAGTTTTCATTCAGCATGGTTATTTGTATTATGTTGTGTGTTGTATAGACCAGTCTGCTGTCATCTTAATATGTTAGATATGAAGCAGCAGGTTCTGCCCtgcaatgaaaataataataataaaaaaaacactttaattgTCCTTGTTTCATGGCATTCTTAAATTGAGAAGTTGTGCAAATGGTCTTACTCTTAAAATAAGGCAAATAATCTTGTCACTGCACTGGGTTTtattgtaaaacatttttatactcTGTTTCTGGTTCATTCTAGCTCAAAATTAGCTGGTATATCTTATCAAGAAAAAGTAAGGAATACTTTCTTAAAATTAGATAATTTTTCTAATCAAAACATGCTTGACAAGATTAATATTCTTtttgagcaaaaaaaaagataaaaataggACTTATTTTCTTGATACAAggctttttttactttcttgaaaTTCCTTTTTtgcagtgtatgtgtgagtgtgtgaaatctacTGCAGCTGGATTGAAAGTGATTGAATCTATTGGTCTGTTGGGCCTGAGCTGAGAATGAGCTCTAGTTTTGAGCGGAGGAATCTGAAGGGGATCAAAATTTATCACAAGACTTAAGACATATTTCATGCAGAAATAGAAAATCCACCCTGACACCAACAATCTGATAAAAGACagtagtctgaataagacaaaGATGTAAAGTTCTGATTCTCTTAACCAGAGACAAGGTCATTTTGGAAACTGGTAATCATCCACTTAAGTCTAATATTCTGATTATATTTATGTCTTGATTGCATTATAACGTCCTATCTCACAGCTTTCtgccacattttttatttatttattcataatcaGCTCGATAGTGTGAACATTGGTGTCCATGTAGGCTCAAGTGAAAACTTCACAGGGtggattttctttccttttactGATAAAGACACAGAAACATCTTCTTTTACACTTTGAAGTCTTTAAACTAAACAAGTTTCCAGGAGAGAGAAGATCCACGACCACACGTTCAGAGCTGCTGCATCCAGTCACCGGCACCACGAGGCCAGAACATCTCACCCGTTGCCTGCTTTGGTTTATCGTGTGGATTCACTGAGGCCAGAATCTCCCACCAGTCTCAAGAGGCCATCTTCTAGAACGAGAGGtcacatgtttctctctctcctgtcaggTGACACATCTGCACACGTCACATCTGGCTGGAACAGAAACGCAGCTCTGGACTTCTGCACTCGACGTCCTTTGTGTACATTAGTTTTATTGCATCGGGGAAACAGAGAGGACGTAATGTGTGATGTCAGCCCTTGAGTGTCCCTGTCAGAGTAAAGTGGGAGGAGTCCTGCACGACTCCTCATGCTGGCTTCACAGTTTCATTGGACGTCGGAAAGAAAACGAGTAAATTTTGTAAAATGGATTCCGTCGGAGGTTGTTTGTTCGAGTGTCACTCCATGTGGTTCTGTTCCTGTCCGCGGGGATATGACCTCACCCACTGGCATGCACATGCAGGCTGgctcgtcccccccccctcccccccgctcacAGTGGGCACGGCTACTCCATGCCGTTCCTCAGCATCTGATTGGCTGCGATGAGCATGACGCTGATGATGAACGCCATGGCGAAGGCGCAGATGAGACTCTTCCTCACGCACGTCTGCCGGTTCTTCTTCGCCGGGTGAACTgaaaagaggaaacaaggaaaaagatgaaaaagCTCCTGAaggaacatttttacaaacttcACTGAGATGCTTAAAAAAATGCTAATTTGAATCTCAATGTTTTATCCAAGTCTTCTCTCAAGGTGGATATTTATTCATGAATCCGTGTCGACTGTCGGGTGAAGTTCTCCTCTGCGTTTCAGAGCTCAGGATCAGAACTGGACGTGTGATCTCACATCGGTGTTGCCGGGCAGAATTCACAGCCTCTCTGGATCCCAGCTGAACGAACAGCGGGAAACCAGAGAATCAGAATGAACCACtcagtgtgacagtgtgacAGTCAGCTGATGCATGTGGACGCACAGATGGACACATTCAAACAGAGAGTGCACATCGAGATCTTCTAATTTACTGTTAAACAATCCTTTAAAGGGGAATTCAACACATTTTGTATTAGTTCAGTTATTAACGAGGAGGAATATTGAACATGTGACACCAGTTGCATCATAAGACATAAACCTGATGATGCATTTAAACTGAATGTGGGCGGATACGATCTAATGGACCGATCTATTCAGGTGCAGAAAGAGAATTCTCATTCATGAACAGAGACTTTGATTAACAGCCGTAATGTTTTAACCATCCCAGGTAGAGCTACGAGTCTGTGAAACAAAGTTATTCTCTCCTAGAAGCCACAAGTCAGTTTTATACCAACTTctatgtgaatgtgttttcGTGCAATGTCAAGGGAAAGCACTACActtcccacaatcctcaggtttAAGAATAGGGACAtccctgattggtcgagctcacTGCTGTTGGTAATTTGCAAGTGTTACAGATCACACTCTCCAAGTGTCACTGGGTAGAAGTGCAGTTGAAGCAGCGAGGACTCTTTACacactgagaggaagtggagacatgtcgtccgtctttatttacagtctctggGCCGTCGGCTACTGGACAACTTTAAAGACAGAATCTATGAGAGGACAAATGAATAATGACACGTTGAGCTGGAGGTCATTACGCAACAAATCCAAGCTGACGCTCACGATCACATTCCAGCCGGCTGCGTCTCTCTGATCGTTCTCTGGTTCAATCATCGTCCGGCGCCGACCGGTAACTCAGACTCTCGGCTGCCAGAGACTCCAGCGATTCCACCGGGCCGAGGTAATTAGGGGAGCCGGGCCAATGACCGGCCGCCACACGGCTCCGCTCACTCGCTCTATTTTTAGCTCTTAATTTGAGAAGCACTGAAGTCATCGAAAAATGCTGCTCCAAAGAAAATGCAAAGTAGAGCAGcagtcgctctgtgtgttttttggcgGAGGGGTTTTCAGTTGGCTGCTGTTGAATAATACTATTCCAGACTCATATAAAACATGACTCGACGTTTGGCCAAACAGATTATATAAGATCAGACGTTCAGGTGATGTAACTCAACGTTTGATGAATGTTGCACTGAGGCTTTTTAACCAGATTTTAACCAGGAGAGGTTTACGAGAAATAACATCacagctcgctctctctcatcGACATCTTGAAGCTGAACCACAGATATAAGACATTTGTAAGCAGGGCAGCTATTCTCGAAACTTAACTGGTACCAATGTATCTCCAACAGAAAAATCCTGGTTCCCAACATCTAggcaaagcccccccccccgtggtgaAAGGTTGAGGAGTTCGGACGTCTGAAGGAGTAGAACCCCTGCTCCTTCACATCGAGCAGGGACAGTTGGATAGTTCAGGGAATCTAATCATGATGCCTTTTGTTCTGGGCGACTTCTCCCAGTGGTTGACCCAGATCTCACTGGAGGGACTGGATATCCCATCAGGCCTGGGGTATGCTTGGGATCATCCAGGATGAACTGGAAAGTGACAGGGGAGAGGGAAGTCTAGAGCGTCCTACTATAGCCAGCTACCCCCACAACCTGGATGAATGAGCGGAAGacaatggattgatggatggatggatggatggtttgaTAAATGAACGGACCCAGGGGGAGATAACTTATTCTCTTTAAAGACTCAGACCTTGATCCAGGCAAAAGGACTTTACATGGTGCAGCTCTCCTGATATGAAGCCCCTCTGGTTGTGCTTCATGTGAATAACGCTCCGATGGAAACACCATGTGTGCAGCTGTCGGCTGAGCTGCAGCGCCGGGAGGAGACCTGCGGTGGAGACATTAGTTCTGGGTCCAGTCGCCCGGACCTGCCTCATCAAACACCTCCTCGGCCGCATGGAGTCACCGCTGCCGAGCCTCTGAAGGCTTCTCAGTGGAGCGCTGAGCTCAGAGAGGTGATGAGGTGAGCGTCGGTTTCCAGACTCTGACTCACGACTGTCGACTTTCACATGTGCTTCAAATGAATAGATCTTTGTGGACGTTCAGCCGGGACGCCAGCGCTAACAATCACATGTTACCTCATGGTTTCCTTTGTAACGAACGTTTATACTTTCTGGTGACGTCTCGGGGATCAGGGGTCCACTAGTGTGacatctgtcaatcatgtcaATCAAAGTGTAAACAGTTTCACACAAGTTTACGTTTTCTGTTTAAAGTCCATTTCTCCAGCAACTAACAggactaaaggccaatgtatgcttctccgttttgacgaacacggacagataggaccgccctctccaacgtggaacgc
It encodes:
- the LOC128440835 gene encoding uncharacterized protein LOC128440835 isoform X1, whose product is MDSKQKCHIYVYEPDLNCDIGECCTVKQLCCTVKDKPDLFIFIYNKPYSPPPQEIFRTRKEVFDVVSGKRGERNHYEHLESGSSNSRRERSTASPEASSAVNAWAYRPADATVQIREHQTDEAVVENRVQDVMPVGSCPAVDSSASCQSEDDISYNTLTRQATAIMLTAREKHHLSQRGVNDVLAAMQQYQALLVTNLRSQLQTVFQQHQGSELEKEAMAVFDRIEDPFSSVATTYRQDNVIKENFNFVESEEVTVGYTACLKKKGTKRVLSTRTKCFHYVPLIKSLEQLLSHPKVLEMIDQPQKYRSGGYLYDIIDGELMKSHPLFSARPSALQIIIYSDEIEICNPLGSHASKNKLLMFYYTLGNIDPKYRSKLAAIRLLAIAKKRELSDCGVDGILARLYEDLEMLYDGVNIQTANGEREIFGALVSICGDTLAQHELCGFKEGVGFAYSKCRQCECSFEDMQMYFDEDNFELRTLEKHVRQCSDIEKANTEYLRNSLKTTFGINRRSKLVEFPAFNLIEQTPQDLMHIILEGIAPLEIKCVLKQLVLLGQLDLDVLNTALTGFPYSPLDVRDKPSPIAYSTLASSDNKLKQSSGQMIVLLKILPFLIDTAKDTEYYKIILELIEIVKILFAPVIGLQTISKLKRLIEQHLKHMKSLFPDNNITPKMHYLIHAPSQIKLLGPMVRHMCMRFESKHCFFKQWASKLNFRNVCKSLIRHNQMYECCQNVSHSEHPIFFNECALGPTSEIRNMSYLKEKTRAFLGTDDIDNAVSVKWINLNGNKYIREKTLLVTAVISNDLPEFGLVSNIYVINSSLYCFELQQHTTVRYDGNYMAYTIEIPNMAQATELIASDNLVDFTPYYSYTHKDVTYVPTKYYLGDVLGLHRASSDGL
- the LOC128440835 gene encoding uncharacterized protein LOC128440835 isoform X2, translating into MIWRCVICFVFVALTLKSLLSHINTAHSRSPDFRVVCGIDGCTKEYRVYNSLWYHIRRNHYEHLESGSSNSRRERSTASPEASSAVNAWAYRPADATVQIREHQTDEAVVENRVQDVMPVGSCPAVDSSASCQSEDDISYNTLTRQATAIMLTAREKHHLSQRGVNDVLAAMQQYQALLVTNLRSQLQTVFQQHQGSELEKEAMAVFDRIEDPFSSVATTYRQDNVIKENFNFVESEEVTVGYTACLKKKGTKRVLSTRTKCFHYVPLIKSLEQLLSHPKVLEMIDQPQKYRSGGYLYDIIDGELMKSHPLFSARPSALQIIIYSDEIEICNPLGSHASKNKLLMFYYTLGNIDPKYRSKLAAIRLLAIAKKRELSDCGVDGILARLYEDLEMLYDGVNIQTANGEREIFGALVSICGDTLAQHELCGFKEGVGFAYSKCRQCECSFEDMQMYFDEDNFELRTLEKHVRQCSDIEKANTEYLRNSLKTTFGINRRSKLVEFPAFNLIEQTPQDLMHIILEGIAPLEIKCVLKQLVLLGQLDLDVLNTALTGFPYSPLDVRDKPSPIAYSTLASSDNKLKQSSGQMIVLLKILPFLIDTAKDTEYYKIILELIEIVKILFAPVIGLQTISKLKRLIEQHLKHMKSLFPDNNITPKMHYLIHAPSQIKLLGPMVRHMCMRFESKHCFFKQWASKLNFRNVCKSLIRHNQMYECCQNVSHSEHPIFFNECALGPTSEIRNMSYLKEKTRAFLGTDDIDNAVSVKWINLNGNKYIREKTLLVTAVISNDLPEFGLVSNIYVINSSLYCFELQQHTTVRYDGNYMAYTIEIPNMAQATELIASDNLVDFTPYYSYTHKDVTYVPTKYYLGDVLGLHRASSDGL